A window of the Gemmatimonadota bacterium genome harbors these coding sequences:
- a CDS encoding amidohydrolase family protein has product MNFRGKLVDTSQVVTVQTDGGQIAAIHREGAGDAIGGDDVWIAPAIFDVQVNGVGGINYKAKDLTVEKIVETAAWMHRTGTGLWCPTVTTSSEEDAVHGLALLAKACEESEVARASFVGFHVEGPYIASEDGPRGAHPLAHVRDPDWDEFQRYQEAAGGRIAIFTLAPERDGALEFIEKVAATGVIVSIGHSGASPERIQEAVAAGAQMSTHLGNGAHAELPRHPNYIWEQLAADALWAGIIPDGFHLPPAVLKSFYRAKGKERLCLVSDVASIAGLPPGIYGSESGLGQSELHANGKISLAGTPYLAGAGLFLDSGIPNAVRFTDASLSDAIEMTSNNPARLLGIDDRVGSVEVGKEASLSLFRWEEGQEKLDVVATVVRGQVVYQAG; this is encoded by the coding sequence ATGAATTTTAGAGGCAAATTGGTTGATACGTCGCAGGTCGTAACCGTGCAAACAGATGGCGGGCAGATCGCGGCTATTCACCGCGAGGGCGCGGGAGATGCGATTGGTGGAGACGATGTGTGGATCGCGCCAGCGATTTTTGATGTGCAGGTCAATGGTGTGGGTGGGATCAACTATAAAGCTAAAGATTTGACGGTGGAGAAAATTGTGGAGACGGCGGCGTGGATGCACAGGACGGGTACGGGTTTGTGGTGTCCCACGGTGACGACTTCATCTGAAGAAGATGCGGTTCACGGTCTGGCGCTGTTGGCAAAGGCGTGTGAGGAATCAGAAGTCGCGCGCGCGTCTTTTGTCGGATTTCACGTTGAGGGTCCTTATATCGCGTCTGAAGATGGTCCCCGCGGGGCGCATCCCCTGGCGCATGTGCGCGATCCAGATTGGGATGAATTTCAGCGGTATCAGGAAGCGGCTGGTGGGCGCATTGCGATTTTTACGCTTGCGCCCGAGCGAGACGGCGCATTGGAATTTATTGAGAAGGTGGCTGCAACGGGTGTTATTGTTTCAATTGGTCATTCGGGCGCGAGTCCCGAGCGCATCCAGGAGGCGGTTGCCGCCGGTGCCCAAATGTCAACCCATCTGGGCAATGGCGCGCATGCCGAGTTGCCGCGCCATCCCAATTATATATGGGAACAACTCGCGGCAGATGCGTTGTGGGCAGGGATTATTCCAGATGGGTTTCATCTGCCGCCTGCGGTGTTGAAGAGTTTTTATCGCGCAAAAGGCAAAGAACGCCTGTGTCTGGTGAGCGATGTGGCATCTATCGCTGGCCTGCCGCCGGGTATTTACGGCAGCGAGAGCGGGTTGGGACAGAGCGAGTTGCACGCCAATGGCAAAATTTCTCTGGCGGGAACGCCTTATCTGGCGGGTGCGGGTTTGTTTCTGGACAGTGGTATTCCCAATGCCGTGCGGTTTACAGACGCTTCGCTGTCCGATGCTATTGAAATGACATCGAACAATCCGGCACGGTTGTTGGGGATAGATGACCGCGTGGGGTCTGTGGAAGTTGGTAAAGAGGCGAGTCTATCTTTGTTCCGCTGGGAAGAGGGACAGGAGAAATTGGACGTGGTGGCAACGGTGGTGCGCGGGCAGGTTGTTTATCAGGCTGGATAG
- a CDS encoding dienelactone hydrolase family protein, with protein sequence MIEKIIEVTTSDGIMPAYVFHPEGEGPHPAVIFYFDIFGIRDELKNMCRRFARAGYYTVLPSLFYRMGNPSYNPEKFMSGGLNLEKTDPLHPMNLNTSTTNAMVIEDTGALLRHLDKEEPQANAQRVGSIGTCMGGRHALFAAATYPDNVLAFVSIHGGKLVTDASDSPHLAMPKLRAEGYFGWADQDAGATEEHLQLYKTELTRCNVPHRIDFMPGALHGYFFPQRLTHYHEDAAEKSWDAVLDLFARALKSKK encoded by the coding sequence ATGATTGAAAAAATCATTGAAGTTACAACTTCAGACGGTATAATGCCCGCCTATGTCTTTCATCCAGAAGGCGAAGGACCGCATCCCGCTGTCATCTTCTACTTTGACATATTTGGCATTCGCGACGAATTGAAGAACATGTGCCGTCGTTTTGCCCGCGCGGGATATTACACCGTCCTCCCCTCTCTATTTTATCGCATGGGCAATCCGTCTTACAACCCCGAAAAATTCATGAGTGGCGGTCTCAATCTCGAAAAAACAGATCCCCTGCACCCGATGAACCTCAACACCAGCACCACCAATGCCATGGTCATTGAGGACACGGGCGCACTGCTTCGCCACCTCGACAAAGAAGAGCCTCAAGCCAATGCCCAACGGGTCGGCTCTATCGGCACATGCATGGGTGGTCGCCACGCCCTCTTTGCAGCGGCAACCTATCCCGACAATGTTTTGGCCTTTGTCTCCATTCACGGCGGCAAGCTCGTCACCGATGCATCGGATTCGCCCCATCTCGCCATGCCAAAACTCAGAGCCGAAGGCTACTTTGGCTGGGCGGACCAGGATGCCGGCGCGACCGAAGAACACTTACAACTCTACAAAACCGAACTCACCCGCTGTAACGTCCCACATCGCATCGACTTTATGCCCGGTGCGCTACACGGCTATTTCTTTCCCCAGCGTTTAACGCACTACCACGAAGACGCCGCTGAAAAATCCTGGGATGCAGTCCTCGACCTATTCGCCCGCGCCCTCAAAAGCAAAAAATAA
- a CDS encoding NAD(P)-dependent oxidoreductase: MAKKKVVLTGASGYVAGRMLPALRERYDLTLLDVKTTNREGDEVEGVQVVDLENLDRDAYRAHFRGADAVVHSGFKGTVDWQHTDYWKESDNVRMCYNVYQTCVEEGVKRIVVMSSNHACDFYERLIWSDQLDFATTDMLPLSDNFYGWAKSSYEHLAFVFATGNAANGKRLESVHIRIGAPRDTIMEGQSADDLKQLHRELGAYLSARDLSQLVIKSIETENIEDENGVPFQVFFGISGNTHRFWNIDNARRVVGYAPEDDSQIRFAGEIAEIIREAQSNNGF; the protein is encoded by the coding sequence ATGGCGAAGAAAAAGGTTGTTCTAACAGGTGCATCGGGCTATGTGGCAGGGCGGATGTTACCTGCATTGCGCGAGAGGTATGATCTGACATTGTTGGATGTGAAGACGACCAACCGCGAGGGCGATGAAGTTGAAGGCGTGCAAGTTGTGGATTTGGAAAATCTGGATCGGGATGCGTATCGCGCCCATTTTCGAGGTGCCGATGCTGTGGTACACAGCGGGTTTAAAGGGACTGTAGATTGGCAACACACGGATTATTGGAAGGAGTCCGATAATGTTCGGATGTGCTACAATGTGTACCAAACGTGTGTCGAAGAGGGGGTGAAACGCATTGTGGTGATGAGTTCAAATCACGCATGCGATTTTTACGAGCGGTTGATCTGGTCCGACCAATTGGATTTTGCCACGACCGATATGCTGCCTCTGTCTGATAATTTTTACGGTTGGGCGAAGTCGTCGTACGAGCATCTGGCCTTTGTATTTGCAACGGGCAATGCGGCCAATGGCAAGCGGCTGGAGAGTGTCCACATCCGCATTGGCGCGCCCCGAGACACCATTATGGAAGGGCAGTCGGCAGATGATTTGAAGCAGTTGCACCGGGAATTGGGCGCGTATTTGAGTGCGCGAGATTTGTCGCAATTGGTGATTAAGAGTATTGAGACAGAGAATATTGAAGATGAAAATGGGGTGCCATTTCAGGTGTTTTTTGGCATCAGTGGGAATACGCACCGGTTCTGGAATATCGACAATGCAAGGCGCGTTGTGGGATACGCGCCAGAGGATGACAGTCAGATTCGATTTGCGGGGGAGATTGCAGAGATTATCCGAGAGGCACAAAGCAATAACGGGTTTTGA
- a CDS encoding MotA/TolQ/ExbB proton channel family protein, which translates to MQRLSVICRYEKQFGLSESNWPGAIIGGLSGAGVASIGIYFYFFAPAAASWVEWTGRSAYVLVLGSSAAHLVTFIHFWRRLGAEGADTGNLTALRQEQVDNFRQSHENYADLKARDDEAVDELLAVFGERLLSGQRALSRVPFYGYLGTVCGILLMAEELTRLDEATETFKVLRDMAGGLVLAFQTTLVALLAYLPLRKGYDMLLNRMSDLERKWLDMREEEKRG; encoded by the coding sequence ATGCAACGCTTAAGTGTTATTTGTCGTTACGAAAAGCAATTTGGCCTGTCCGAGTCCAATTGGCCTGGTGCGATAATAGGTGGATTGAGTGGTGCTGGTGTGGCGAGTATTGGTATTTATTTTTATTTTTTTGCGCCAGCAGCCGCGAGTTGGGTCGAGTGGACGGGGCGTTCGGCTTATGTGCTCGTTTTGGGCAGTTCGGCAGCGCATCTGGTCACATTTATTCATTTTTGGCGACGGTTGGGTGCAGAAGGTGCGGATACAGGTAATTTGACTGCATTGCGCCAGGAGCAGGTGGATAATTTTCGCCAGAGCCACGAGAATTATGCGGACTTAAAGGCGCGCGATGACGAGGCAGTAGATGAGTTACTCGCTGTGTTTGGCGAGCGGTTGTTGTCCGGGCAACGCGCTTTGAGTCGCGTTCCGTTTTATGGGTATTTGGGGACTGTGTGCGGTATTTTGCTGATGGCCGAAGAACTGACCCGACTGGATGAGGCGACCGAGACGTTTAAGGTGTTGCGCGATATGGCAGGTGGATTGGTGCTGGCGTTTCAGACAACGCTCGTCGCCTTGCTGGCCTATCTGCCGCTTCGAAAGGGCTATGATATGTTGTTGAATCGCATGTCTGATCTGGAACGCAAATGGTTGGATATGCGCGAAGAGGAGAAAAGAGGGTGA
- the dgoD gene encoding galactonate dehydratase — MKITGFETIPIRGRAMILKMFTDEGLVGYGEPMNYEHWRVVAQAVEDMAEYLVGKDPLNIEDHWQAMYRSSYSRSMPVLVGALSGIEMAMWDVFGKMVGLPVWKLLGGKVRDRIRVYTGTGGTTPEECAENASQKVAEGFRAVKMGASPSPVRFVDTPEKIDFMVSRVAAVREAVGYSVDIAVDLHRRLSPTMAAILVKELEPLRPLFAEEPCHPENNEALLALSRGTTVPIATGERHLTRWGFRELIEREMCAILQPDIRHCGGMLELKKIAGMAEIHNMAIAPHNAAGPVGVAASVHVMATIPNLLICEGGHNRGEGLFKTPLIFRDGFIELPTEPGLGVDMDDDVLEALRDESYRLRGMFWHEDDGSFADY, encoded by the coding sequence ATGAAAATTACGGGATTTGAGACGATTCCCATTCGGGGTCGGGCGATGATTTTGAAGATGTTTACGGATGAGGGATTGGTGGGGTATGGCGAGCCGATGAATTACGAGCATTGGCGCGTGGTGGCACAGGCTGTAGAGGATATGGCCGAGTACCTGGTGGGCAAAGATCCGCTGAATATCGAGGACCACTGGCAGGCGATGTATCGCTCGAGTTATAGCCGGAGTATGCCGGTATTGGTCGGTGCGCTGAGTGGAATTGAGATGGCGATGTGGGATGTGTTTGGCAAAATGGTGGGGTTGCCGGTCTGGAAACTTTTGGGTGGGAAAGTTCGCGATCGCATTCGCGTGTACACAGGGACGGGCGGGACGACGCCAGAAGAATGTGCAGAGAATGCAAGCCAAAAGGTGGCAGAGGGCTTTCGCGCTGTGAAGATGGGGGCTTCTCCGAGCCCTGTGAGATTTGTCGATACGCCAGAGAAAATAGATTTTATGGTTTCGCGCGTTGCTGCGGTGCGCGAAGCTGTGGGCTATTCGGTCGATATTGCGGTGGATTTGCATCGGCGATTGAGTCCGACGATGGCTGCGATTCTGGTGAAGGAGTTGGAGCCGCTGCGTCCACTGTTTGCAGAGGAGCCGTGTCATCCGGAAAATAACGAGGCGTTATTGGCGTTGTCCCGGGGTACAACTGTGCCCATTGCTACGGGCGAACGGCATTTGACGCGCTGGGGATTTCGCGAACTCATCGAGCGAGAGATGTGCGCGATTTTGCAACCGGATATTCGCCATTGTGGGGGTATGTTGGAATTGAAAAAGATCGCGGGGATGGCAGAGATACACAATATGGCGATTGCGCCTCACAACGCGGCTGGGCCTGTGGGGGTGGCAGCGTCGGTGCATGTGATGGCAACGATTCCAAATTTGTTGATTTGCGAGGGAGGTCATAACCGTGGAGAAGGCTTGTTTAAGACGCCTCTAATTTTTCGAGATGGTTTTATTGAATTGCCAACCGAGCCGGGTTTGGGTGTGGATATGGACGATGACGTGCTCGAGGCATTGCGCGATGAATCTTATCGCCTGCGCGGGATGTTCTGGCATGAAGATGACGGATCTTTTGCGGATTATTGA
- a CDS encoding cache domain-containing protein, whose protein sequence is MLSRIFAIALVAAALWHCGGERVTQSQITDTGEPVTRPLSKLAAAGHAFVVLATVQQADAPVSGVVVELSRSVAGRVAEYEWSATTNDEGQARIEITSDSGYYQARALQDGSEIGHWSSIPLNVGYEVRLDLPIGERARITSSEPLETTPADEAAAARTRAFLEAAIARYQRDGREATLAYYDSKESIEGDLVLLVMAQGDHTILALATWSGGVGSNWATHPRTSFGQHIARATEDGYWFKEDRYNILTGRLELGWYLAILHDGLVFTTAHVVLPDELATIAQEYVQEAISYYNREGRDATVAYYNSLPSIDKQFYLFLIDENDLYIAHPIFPHLKGTDIKDVVGSNGYELGKEIAKATEEGHWIDYPWPHPLTLQEAPKAAYAIRYDGLIFVSGYYKNPEDMGAHTIAYVERAIEYYKRDGRDATATYYNSRESIDGQWFLTLVDENDLMLTYPITPHRV, encoded by the coding sequence ATGTTGAGCCGTATATTTGCAATTGCACTCGTCGCTGCTGCATTGTGGCACTGTGGTGGCGAGCGCGTCACCCAATCTCAGATTACAGATACTGGCGAACCGGTCACAAGGCCCTTGAGCAAATTGGCTGCTGCCGGGCACGCCTTTGTGGTTCTTGCCACCGTGCAGCAAGCCGATGCGCCCGTAAGCGGTGTGGTGGTCGAGCTTTCGCGTTCTGTTGCCGGGCGTGTGGCCGAGTATGAATGGTCTGCGACCACCAACGACGAGGGACAGGCGCGGATAGAAATTACCTCAGACAGCGGGTATTATCAAGCCCGCGCCCTGCAAGATGGCAGTGAGATCGGGCATTGGTCGAGCATTCCGCTGAATGTCGGCTACGAGGTCAGACTCGACTTGCCCATTGGCGAGAGGGCACGCATCACGTCTTCTGAGCCACTGGAAACGACCCCCGCGGATGAAGCGGCTGCGGCACGGACGAGGGCCTTTTTGGAAGCGGCTATAGCCCGCTACCAGCGCGATGGGCGGGAAGCCACGCTCGCCTACTACGATAGCAAGGAAAGCATTGAGGGCGATCTCGTGCTGCTTGTCATGGCCCAAGGCGACCACACCATCCTGGCGTTAGCTACATGGTCCGGGGGCGTAGGGTCTAATTGGGCTACCCACCCCCGTACCTCTTTTGGACAGCACATAGCGCGAGCGACCGAAGATGGCTATTGGTTTAAGGAGGATAGATACAATATCCTCACCGGTCGGTTAGAACTGGGATGGTATCTCGCAATTTTGCACGATGGTCTCGTCTTTACAACTGCACATGTGGTTTTACCCGATGAACTCGCTACCATTGCACAGGAATACGTGCAAGAGGCAATATCTTATTACAATCGCGAAGGCAGAGACGCAACAGTTGCATATTACAACTCACTGCCAAGCATTGACAAACAGTTCTACCTCTTCCTGATTGACGAAAACGACCTCTACATCGCACATCCAATTTTTCCCCACCTCAAAGGCACGGACATCAAAGACGTGGTCGGCTCCAACGGCTACGAGTTGGGCAAGGAAATCGCCAAAGCCACCGAAGAAGGCCACTGGATCGACTACCCTTGGCCGCATCCGCTTACCTTGCAAGAAGCCCCCAAAGCCGCGTACGCCATTCGCTACGACGGTCTCATCTTCGTCTCCGGATATTACAAGAATCCCGAAGATATGGGGGCTCACACAATCGCGTACGTGGAAAGGGCGATAGAATACTACAAACGCGATGGCCGCGATGCGACTGCGACGTACTACAATAGCCGGGAGAGCATCGATGGGCAGTGGTTCCTAACCCTGGTTGATGAAAACGACCTCATGCTCACGTATCCTATCACACCTCATAGGGTCTGA
- a CDS encoding SLC13 family permease, with translation MTRSQTIGLILGPALALFIFIFPSDLGISARLALALTALTVIFWTFEPIPISYTAIFILTIFPLLEILSFKTTFQGFSGKAVWLVFAGMALSLGITETPLGARMAQSVLGRLSGYRQLVFGLHILGLIMALLIPSGVVRVLILMPMVVSLLKTLGEAPNSKVSAGLVLSLTCATYYSGTGILTAGVPNLVILGVLESRNITVYWSEWAYYLFPIIGLLRVGLLYGLIRLLFRPSREPDLSGHSAIADVPAHMTSPEKKILGILIAGVLLWTTDIIHGIHPVYIGLGLVLLCYLPGWGPLPFDTIKKINFPLLIFISAVFAIGHALEQSGLNRALASVFIHHLQTVETPTAQLAIIAYLAVPFDFLMDTAAVGGVLAPFLLDLGPQLGLSPLPIALSLAIGTGVVFIPYQGAPFIVAYSFRYARMGQFVLVMSLISLITLIALLPLTLLYWRIIGFI, from the coding sequence ATGACCCGATCTCAAACCATTGGCCTCATCCTCGGTCCTGCGCTGGCACTATTTATTTTTATCTTCCCCAGTGACCTCGGCATATCTGCCCGCCTGGCGCTCGCACTCACCGCGCTCACCGTTATTTTCTGGACCTTTGAACCCATCCCCATATCCTACACCGCCATCTTCATCCTCACAATCTTCCCGCTTCTCGAAATCCTTTCTTTTAAAACCACATTTCAGGGCTTTTCCGGTAAAGCCGTCTGGCTCGTCTTTGCCGGAATGGCATTGAGCCTCGGCATTACCGAAACCCCCCTGGGAGCGCGAATGGCCCAAAGCGTGCTCGGTCGCCTGAGTGGGTATCGGCAACTCGTCTTTGGCCTGCACATCCTGGGGCTCATAATGGCACTGTTGATCCCCTCTGGCGTCGTGCGCGTCCTCATCTTGATGCCAATGGTCGTCTCTCTGCTCAAAACTCTCGGCGAAGCCCCCAACTCAAAAGTCAGTGCGGGTCTCGTCCTCTCACTAACCTGCGCCACGTATTACAGCGGCACGGGCATCCTGACAGCTGGCGTGCCCAATCTGGTCATTCTCGGCGTTCTGGAATCGCGCAATATCACAGTCTATTGGAGCGAATGGGCCTATTATCTCTTTCCCATCATCGGCCTCCTGCGCGTCGGCCTGCTCTACGGCCTTATCCGTTTGCTATTTCGCCCCTCGCGAGAACCCGATCTCTCGGGCCATTCCGCCATCGCCGATGTTCCCGCCCACATGACCAGTCCCGAAAAAAAAATACTCGGCATTCTCATCGCAGGTGTTCTCCTGTGGACGACCGATATTATACACGGCATTCACCCGGTCTATATCGGCCTGGGACTCGTCCTCCTCTGCTATTTGCCCGGCTGGGGTCCCTTGCCCTTTGACACCATCAAAAAAATCAATTTTCCCCTTCTCATATTCATCTCCGCAGTTTTTGCCATTGGTCACGCCCTCGAACAATCTGGCCTCAACCGCGCCCTCGCGTCCGTATTCATACACCATCTCCAAACAGTCGAAACCCCCACTGCCCAACTCGCCATCATAGCGTATCTGGCCGTGCCATTTGATTTTTTAATGGACACCGCCGCGGTTGGCGGTGTGCTCGCCCCTTTCCTGCTCGACCTCGGGCCTCAACTCGGCCTGTCGCCCCTACCCATCGCCCTCAGTCTGGCAATTGGCACGGGCGTGGTTTTCATCCCCTATCAGGGCGCGCCATTTATTGTCGCGTACAGCTTTCGCTATGCTCGAATGGGACAATTCGTACTCGTGATGTCGCTGATATCTCTGATAACGCTCATCGCGCTGCTTCCACTGACCCTGTTATACTGGCGTATAATTGGATTTATCTGA